One window from the genome of Littorina saxatilis isolate snail1 unplaced genomic scaffold, US_GU_Lsax_2.0 scaffold_1085, whole genome shotgun sequence encodes:
- the LOC138955555 gene encoding beta-1,3-galactosyl-O-glycosyl-glycoprotein beta-1,6-N-acetylglucosaminyltransferase-like: MAWCSVVRYRFPVKCNTLCCFALCFVVLRWVLCSDLVILKCDALDSSVSISKSAYILCSLGYAKCYLDSKMKAYMPQVMNIKYTNNRVVFKTAFASLTAFVCVYIVIYKLAASQFSSATQISHGKERFGVLALSTPNLHTYKREATSGNINDTKNSNTHQIRAITIQPSNTPVSCKLMWEGNVKEINKGKFDKRNKPGSVTRKTLPDYQNATNNCTHYRQSGGFELASLSQPEMSFPLAFSIVVYRDADQVERLLSAIYRPHNVYCIHIDNKSARQYWDIMQLVASCLPNVFVSNVSVDVVWSGFTNLEPEIICMRQLWEHKVRWKYFINLTGQEFPLKTNKELVRILQAFRGANDITGDPTRLQHRWSQFLPAPYNLTIHKGDVHIVASRGFVDYVLHSHVGQALLEWVKPTAHPDESYFNTLNYNPQLGVPGSVSAHMIHGQQDSFARYKMWSHANIHPCGGTFVRHICQFGIKDLPHLASSSKLFANKFTFNYHPLAQVCILQWYRHKVGLEEAGEPLPINMGLYEQSHLVKNRYTGPVKIW; the protein is encoded by the exons ATGGCGTGGTGTAGTGTCGTCCGGTACAGGTTCCCTGTAAAGTGTAATAcgttgtgttgttttgctttgtgtttcgttgTGTTGCGTTGGGTTTTGTGTAGTGATTTAGTCATTTTGAAATGTGATGCACTTGATTCTTCAGTTTCTATCAGCAAGAGTGCATATATTTTGTGTTCGTTAGGATATGCCAAGTGTTACCTGGATTCCAAAATGAAAGCCTATATGCCTCAAGTAATGAACATAAAGTATACTAACAACAGGGTTGTTTTCAAAACTG CGTTTGCCAGTCTGACTGccttcgtgtgtgtgtacattgtgaTTTACAAGCTGGCTGCTTCCCAATTTTCTTCCGCAACACAA ATAAGCCACGGAAAGGAGCGATTTGGTGTACTCGCCCTATCAACGCCAAACCTTCACACCTATAAACGAGAGGCCACAAGTGGGAACATCAATGACACCAAGAACTCGAACACACACCAGATTCGTGCAATAACAATACAACCATCCAATACTCCAGTAAGCTGCAAGCTAATGTGGGAAGGAAACGTCAAAGAGATCAATAAAGGAAAATTCGACAAGAGAAATAAACCTGGATCTGTGACAAGAAAGACGCTGCCGGACTATCAGAATGCAACAAACAATTGCACGCATTATAGACAGAGCGGTGGATTCGAATTGGCGTCTCTCAGTCAACCTGAGATGTCTTTTCCTTTGGCGTTCTCCATCGTGGTTTACCGAGACGCCGATCAG GTAGAGCGTCTCCTGAGCGCCATCTACCGACCACACAACGTGTACTGTATTCACATTGATAACAAGTCAGCCAGGCAATACTGGGACATTATGCAGCTCGTTGCTAGCTGCCTGCCCAATGTCTTCGTGTCCAATGTGTCTGTCGATGTCGTGTGGAGCGGGTTCACCAACCTTGAAccg GAAATCATCTGCATGCGGCAACTGTGGGAACACAAGGTCAGGTGGAAGTATTTCATTAACCTGACCGGCCAGGAGTTTCCACTCAAAACCAACAAGGAGCTGGTTCGAATCCTCCAGGCTTTTCGGGGAGCCAACGATATAACAGGTGATCCAACAAG ACTTCAACATCGATGGAGTCAGTTCCTGCCGGCCCCCTACAACCTGACGATCCACAAGGGTGATGTTCACATCGTGGCCAGCAGGGGCTTCGTAGACTATGTCCTGCACAGCCACGTGGGCCAAGCGCTTCTCGAGTGGGTCAAACCCACAGCACATCCGGACGAATCCTACTTCAACACCCTAAACTACAACCCTCAGCTTGGAGTCCCTGGTTCTGTTTCGG ctcacATGATTCACGGACAACAGGATTCCTTTGCTCGCTACAAGATGTGGAGTCACGCTAACATTCATCCTTGCGGAGGAACGTTCGTGAGACACATTTGTCAATTTGGGATCAAGGATCTACCACACTTGGCTTCGTCCTCCAAACTGTTCGCCAACAAGTTCACCTTCAACTATCACCCGCTGGCCCAGGTGTGCATTCTACAGTGGTACCGACACAAGGTTGGGCTGGAAGAAGCCGGAGAGCCACTGCCTATTAATATGGGCTTGTACGAACAATCACATCTCGTGAAAAACAGATACACTGGACCTGTCAAGATTTGGTGA